AGAACAACCTCAGCACTACACAAGCTGCTGCTCATTGACGGTGAACAATATTAGCAGTCCATGTATGATGCCGTGCTTAACGCAACAATGGGGAGATTTACCCTTCCAAGTCGACAATTCCGAGGACATGATCGTCTACAACTCCGTTCATGATGCTCTTAGCCTCGGATGGTCTCCCGACCACACTTTACCCTTCCAAGTCGACGATTGGGATGACATGATCGACTACAACTCCCTTCACGACGCTCTTAGCCCCGGATGGTCTCCCGACCACTCCTGGGAATGTGTCAAACCCGAACAGACGTATGATCTTGATCATCTTTTTGGTCAAAGTCATGATCAGCTGCCACCTGATGTTTCCACTCAATCTCAACCCCACGATTTTAATGTTCCCATTAATGGAAACGAACCCTCACCAACCCTAGTCCTCCCACCTGATACTGATATTCCTCCGTTGGATCATGACGATCGTGATCAAAATCAAGTACAAGTAGGAGATGCAGTAGCTGAACAAGATGGAGTGAATGTGAATATCCCGAAATTACAAAAGTCGGGGGTGGCGAGAGGGAAGCATTTTCGAGGCGTGAGGCAGAGGCCGTGGGGAAAATTCGCGGCGGAGATACGAGACCCGGCCAAGAATGGGGCCAGAGTGTGGCTTGGTACCTACGAGACTTCGGAGGAAGCTGCTTTGGCTTACGACCGTGCCGCCTTTCGCATTCGTGGCTCCAAGGCTTTGCTCAATTTCCCTCACCGGATTGGGTTGAATGAGCCTCCGCCTGTTCGAGTCACCGGCAAACGAAAAGAGCCAGAGCAAGAGGCCGCCGCCAGCAGTagtacttcttcttcttcttcagcaaCGCCAACGGCGGCCACCAAGAGGACCAAATTAGACAAGTCAGTCTCCTCGTCGGCTGATCATGATCATCAAGCAAATGTGCGTCATAAAAGGCAAAAGAACAATACCTCGTATCTGCTACCACTTGGCGAGCAACTATTGGTTAGCTGATCACCATCTATGACCTTAAAATAATGTACTATGGGTGGTTAATGTGGACCTGCAATTGTTATTACAAAATGATCGATTGATCGGTAATTGCAACTGCAAACCACCAACAAATGAGTTTGTTTATTCAGTTAATTTGTTTAGTGCGAATGTGTGGGTTTGGTCATTGAAATTGTAATGCAATGGCTAATGTAGAACAAATGACTGAAACAGTCGAAGAACAATTGAGCAGACGTAAAATTAGTAACAACgcacaaacattgtgagtaggCATGtgaaacataaaaataatagtTGATGAGgagtctttaatatttttgtgTTCATTTCTGAATCCAATTATTACTCTCACCAAGAAATGATGGCAATAACGAAAATGACGAGCCCACATTTTAAAAAATGGCTGTTAGTTACCCAACAAATAAATTGGCAAATATTAATGTACTCATAGATTCCCAGCATGCAATAGAAAAGTGCAGAGCCACAACTGATTAATGAAATCATAGAAATAgggctttttaaaaaaaaaagatcaagtcGTGATTTTGTCACGGCAATGTTTATTGATCACAATACCCTCAATCTTTTGTGGGGACAGGCATTCGGGATTTGTTGTCCTCATTTTTTCTCCCAAAGATCCAAATCGGCCGTCTAGGTTGGTAGAATATATTTCTACACACACATTTACgttatcttttttttattttttataattattttgtaATTAAAATATTCTTTTAGTGGCTTCTACTATTTGATTAAAGTCATGATAGAGGaccaaattctttaaaaaaacaaagcaaGATATCATTTGAACTTCTGGATTATTAACTCAGTTGAAAATAACTAtttgaaattctttttttttttggtaaattaacctCTTGAGCTATTTAAAATTTGTCAATTAACCCTTTACCGTCATATTCGATGACATTTCTTCCACTTTGACGTCAAATATTGGCACATGATTCACTCTTGAGAGTAATGTCGTGTCAATTAGggctggttcggtatgggataccgaacCACTACTATCCCGAACCGAAATTTTTCGGAACAGGAATTTTAAGACCGAtcacaaaccaaattttcggaaATCCCaaatttcgggaatcccgaaatatttttttactttcatGACAAATCGAGATTAAATTTTGATGTAAtctaaataaaaaggaaaagagttcTAAATTTATGTTCACCTAGAAGTTAAACTCAAATCCTTTAACTAAAAGTTAGCTTTATAAGTCACACACACAAACCCCTGTATAATaatatatctcatcatatatagagagcgagagggagagagagcaaaCCCTAAAACCACCAAAGTAGAATTCCAAAGACTTGAGTGTGTTATTTTGGCACCGATCAAAGATACATTGCTTCACAGCTAAGGCAAAGCACATCAAAATGTGGAGCTACAAAACCCTTGGATTAAATCGGTGTACAGTGAGGGATGAGAAAGAAGGCTccacatagagagagagagagagagagagagagagagagagagagagagagagagagagagagagagagagagagagagagagagagagagaggtgagtcACATGTGTGATATGGGTGTGGCCGGATTCGAAGACGGTAAATAAGGAGGAGAGAGGTTGAGATAAATCGGCGAGGAGGGTGAggttgagagagaaagagagagagtatgTGACTGAGACTGAGTGAGGGTGTGGTGAGgtcgagagagagactgagtcTGAGGGTTTTATTTGGATTGAACGGTTGAGATTCTCAACCAAATCGGACGGTTGTTACaattccaaatatatatttaaaattaaataatatatatatttttttccagTTTGGTTCAGTATTGGGTAccgaaatttttgggattttttcggtttggtattttcagtatttttttttccacccctagtGTCAATAT
This region of Malus domestica chromosome 07, GDT2T_hap1 genomic DNA includes:
- the LOC103439587 gene encoding ethylene-responsive transcription factor 2-like, with the translated sequence MEEQPQHYTSCCSLTVNNISSPCMMPCLTQQWGDLPFQVDNSEDMIVYNSVHDALSLGWSPDHTLPFQVDDWDDMIDYNSLHDALSPGWSPDHSWECVKPEQTYDLDHLFGQSHDQLPPDVSTQSQPHDFNVPINGNEPSPTLVLPPDTDIPPLDHDDRDQNQVQVGDAVAEQDGVNVNIPKLQKSGVARGKHFRGVRQRPWGKFAAEIRDPAKNGARVWLGTYETSEEAALAYDRAAFRIRGSKALLNFPHRIGLNEPPPVRVTGKRKEPEQEAAASSSTSSSSSATPTAATKRTKLDKSVSSSADHDHQANVRHKRQKNNTSYLLPLGEQLLVS